From the Acidobacteriota bacterium genome, one window contains:
- a CDS encoding BamA/TamA family outer membrane protein has protein sequence MIARVLRAATLCAACVIAAAGTAVAAQASITIDEVRIHGNHTTPDADVLRIAEIVVGSPLEADTVEAVRARLDASGRFSRVEIRQRQRSIDDPTRIALIIIVSEHVGIRLLDGVDVPRVPGQAGRVWAQTMFLPILDVQDGYGLTYGLRTSVVGGRDSTTRLSVPASWGGTRQLAVEAEHTFAPRLRETPDARSIHAADDGVAVPAVRCPASRITRGITRVAGKVGIWRQEHPFFEQGQLRRHVDGEISYRPVPELGVGVEAGLAAVSFGDVDDRMTRGGVFVEIDTRADPLFPRNAVHARTSWSRVSFAHPEQSGVPNGGRSLWRHDVRGYVGLIGQVVLAGRVQLETSSAALPAYAQPIFGGADTLRGIRAGYAVGDNLWSATLEARVPLSSPLRSTRMGVLAFYDTGAIWNAGHAWRDATRVDGLGGGVFLVNPVFRIQCTVARARGLSTRVHLSTGIAF, from the coding sequence GTGATCGCGCGAGTCCTCCGTGCGGCGACGTTGTGCGCCGCGTGCGTCATCGCGGCGGCAGGCACGGCGGTCGCCGCGCAGGCGTCGATCACGATCGACGAGGTGCGCATCCACGGCAACCACACGACGCCAGATGCCGACGTGCTGCGCATCGCGGAGATTGTCGTCGGGTCGCCGCTCGAAGCAGACACAGTGGAGGCGGTGCGCGCGCGGCTCGACGCGAGCGGACGGTTCTCGCGCGTCGAGATCCGCCAGCGTCAGCGCTCCATCGACGATCCCACCCGCATTGCCCTCATCATCATCGTCTCGGAACACGTTGGTATCCGCTTACTTGATGGTGTCGACGTGCCTCGCGTGCCTGGCCAGGCCGGGCGTGTCTGGGCCCAGACGATGTTCCTCCCCATTCTCGACGTGCAGGATGGTTATGGCCTGACGTACGGGTTGCGGACCTCCGTGGTGGGCGGGCGCGACAGCACCACGCGGCTGTCGGTACCTGCGTCGTGGGGCGGCACGCGGCAACTCGCCGTCGAGGCCGAGCACACGTTCGCGCCACGCCTGCGCGAGACGCCTGACGCGCGGAGCATACATGCCGCGGACGACGGTGTCGCTGTGCCAGCGGTCCGGTGCCCGGCCAGCCGGATCACGCGCGGGATCACGCGCGTGGCGGGGAAGGTCGGCATCTGGCGACAGGAGCATCCGTTCTTCGAGCAGGGCCAGCTCCGTCGCCACGTGGATGGCGAAATCAGCTATCGTCCGGTGCCGGAACTGGGCGTCGGCGTCGAGGCGGGGTTGGCGGCGGTGTCGTTCGGGGACGTCGACGATCGCATGACGCGCGGCGGCGTGTTCGTCGAGATCGACACGCGCGCCGATCCGCTCTTCCCCCGCAACGCCGTTCACGCGCGCACGTCGTGGAGTCGCGTCTCGTTCGCGCACCCCGAGCAGTCGGGCGTGCCGAATGGAGGGCGGTCGCTGTGGCGTCACGACGTGCGCGGCTACGTCGGCCTGATCGGGCAGGTCGTGCTGGCGGGACGGGTGCAGCTCGAGACGTCCAGCGCCGCACTGCCGGCGTACGCGCAGCCGATCTTCGGCGGTGCCGACACACTGCGCGGCATCCGCGCCGGATATGCCGTCGGCGACAACCTGTGGTCGGCGACGCTGGAAGCGCGCGTTCCGCTGTCGTCGCCGCTGCGCAGTACGCGCATGGGCGTGCTGGCGTTCTACGACACGGGCGCCATCTGGAACGCCGGCCACGCCTGGCGCGACGCCACCCGCGTGGATGGTCTCGGCGGCGGCGTCTTCCTGGTCAACCCGGTCTTCCGGATCCAGTGCACCGTCGCCCGCGCTCGCGGCCTCTCCACACGCGTCCACCTGTCCACAGGCATCGCATTCTGA